The Paenibacillus sp. FSL R7-0204 genome includes a region encoding these proteins:
- the rho gene encoding transcription termination factor Rho — MDLQISDLEEMKLTDLYKLAKKYQIPYYGTLKKRELIFAILRAQAEQSGLMFMEGVLEILPEGYGFLRPINYLPSAEDIYISASQIRKFDLRSGDLVSGKCRTPKENERYFGLLQVNAVNGENPATAAERLHFPALTPLYPQDKLPLETSPTHLSTRIMDLLAPVGLGQRGLIVAPPKAGKTLLLKEIANSISTNNPEIALFVLLIDERPEEVTDMQRSVKGEVVASTFDELPENHIKVAELVLQRALRLVEHKKDVVILLDSITRLARAYNLVVPPSGRTLSGGIDPAAFHRPKRFFGSARNVEEGGSLTILATALIDTGSRMDDIIYEEFKGTGNMELHLDRKLAERRIFPAIDIRRSGTRREEVLLSKEELDTIWSIRKNMNESYDFVEGFLKKLRDSKTNAEFLASFDVAGGKDSSSASGTASKGGTSNSGSSARRTTRPKAPTVPTT; from the coding sequence ATGGATCTTCAAATTTCCGATCTGGAAGAAATGAAGCTTACCGATCTGTATAAGCTTGCCAAGAAATACCAGATTCCTTATTACGGAACGCTTAAGAAGCGGGAGTTAATCTTCGCTATTCTTAGAGCACAGGCAGAGCAGAGCGGTCTAATGTTTATGGAAGGTGTGCTTGAGATTCTGCCGGAAGGCTATGGCTTCCTTCGGCCGATTAACTACTTGCCGAGTGCAGAGGATATCTATATCTCCGCATCGCAGATCCGCAAGTTCGACCTTAGAAGCGGTGACCTGGTCTCCGGGAAATGCCGGACGCCGAAGGAGAACGAACGCTATTTCGGACTCTTGCAGGTGAATGCCGTCAATGGCGAGAACCCGGCAACTGCAGCTGAACGGTTACATTTTCCGGCGCTTACGCCGCTTTATCCGCAAGATAAGCTGCCGCTCGAAACATCCCCAACCCATTTGTCGACCCGTATCATGGATTTGCTTGCTCCTGTAGGTCTGGGGCAGCGCGGTTTGATTGTGGCACCTCCCAAAGCAGGGAAGACGCTCCTCCTCAAAGAAATTGCCAACAGTATCTCTACGAACAATCCCGAGATTGCACTGTTTGTTCTGCTGATCGATGAACGTCCCGAGGAAGTAACAGATATGCAGCGTTCGGTTAAAGGTGAGGTAGTGGCTTCGACATTTGACGAGCTGCCGGAGAATCATATCAAAGTGGCAGAGCTTGTACTCCAGCGTGCGCTGCGCCTGGTAGAGCACAAGAAGGATGTTGTCATTCTGCTGGACAGCATTACCCGTCTTGCCCGTGCCTACAATCTCGTAGTTCCGCCATCCGGCCGGACACTTAGCGGAGGGATTGATCCTGCCGCGTTCCATCGGCCAAAACGGTTCTTCGGTTCCGCACGTAACGTGGAGGAAGGCGGCAGCTTAACTATTCTTGCCACCGCACTGATTGATACCGGATCACGGATGGATGACATTATTTATGAGGAATTCAAGGGTACAGGGAATATGGAGCTCCATCTGGACCGGAAGCTGGCTGAACGCCGGATCTTCCCGGCAATTGATATCCGCCGTTCGGGTACGCGCCGTGAAGAAGTATTGCTTAGCAAGGAAGAGCTGGATACAATCTGGTCGATCCGTAAAAATATGAATGAATCCTATGACTTCGTAGAAGGATTCCTGAAGAAGCTGCGTGACAGCAAGACGAATGCGGAGTTCCTGGCCTCCTTCGATGTGGCTGGAGGCAAGGATTCCTCGTCAGCAAGCGGTACGGCCAGCAAAGGCGGTACCTCGAACAGCGGCTCGTCCGCCCGCCGCACCACACGTCCCAAGGCGCCTACTGTGCCGACTACCTGA
- a CDS encoding UDP-N-acetylglucosamine 1-carboxyvinyltransferase: MEKLMIGGGRPLEGVVTISGAKNSAIALIPAAILAESEVVLDNLPALSDVAVYSEILEELGASVSWTGSQMRINPSRIVSIPMPNGPVKKLRASYYMMGALLGRFKEATIGLPGGCNFEPRPIDQHIKGFEALGATVTNDHGSIHLYAKELRGAKIYLDVSSVGATINIMLAASRAKGSTIIENAAKEPEIIDVATLLNSMGAVIKGAGTETIRIEGVSEMHGCRHSIIPDRIQAGTYMIAAAATRGNVLIDNVIPKHLEALTAKLLEMGVDIEELDESIRVIGKAKYQHADVKALIYPGFATDLQSPMTSMLTQAEGVSVLSDFVYSNRFKHVPELVRMGAKIRVEGRSAIIEGGPLNAAKVKAADLRAGAALVIAGLTVEEGITEVTGVEYIDRGYDNLVSNLRSLGADVWRENE, translated from the coding sequence ATGGAAAAATTAATGATTGGCGGCGGACGTCCGCTAGAGGGCGTTGTTACCATCAGCGGAGCAAAGAATAGCGCCATTGCGCTTATTCCTGCAGCAATTTTGGCGGAGTCTGAAGTTGTGCTGGATAATTTGCCTGCACTTAGCGATGTAGCCGTTTACTCCGAAATTCTGGAGGAGCTTGGCGCGAGCGTGTCTTGGACAGGCAGCCAAATGAGAATTAATCCCTCCCGTATCGTATCCATTCCTATGCCTAACGGACCGGTGAAGAAGCTCCGGGCCTCTTATTATATGATGGGCGCACTTTTGGGCCGGTTTAAGGAAGCGACCATTGGATTACCCGGCGGCTGTAATTTTGAGCCCCGTCCGATTGACCAGCATATCAAAGGCTTTGAGGCGCTTGGTGCGACTGTTACCAATGACCATGGCTCGATTCACCTGTATGCTAAAGAACTGCGCGGTGCCAAGATCTATCTGGATGTATCCAGTGTCGGTGCCACCATTAATATTATGCTCGCGGCCTCCCGTGCCAAAGGCTCTACAATTATTGAAAATGCGGCTAAAGAGCCTGAGATTATAGATGTAGCTACCCTGCTCAACTCCATGGGCGCTGTTATTAAGGGCGCCGGTACCGAAACGATCCGGATTGAAGGCGTAAGTGAAATGCACGGCTGCCGCCATTCGATCATTCCTGACCGTATTCAGGCTGGAACATACATGATTGCCGCTGCGGCTACGCGGGGTAATGTCTTAATTGATAACGTGATTCCCAAGCATCTGGAGGCGCTCACTGCCAAGCTGCTGGAAATGGGAGTAGATATAGAAGAACTGGATGAGAGTATCCGGGTGATCGGCAAGGCCAAGTACCAGCACGCGGATGTCAAGGCGCTGATCTATCCCGGTTTCGCAACTGATCTGCAATCTCCAATGACGAGTATGCTGACTCAGGCTGAAGGCGTTAGCGTCCTGAGCGATTTCGTCTACAGCAACCGGTTCAAGCATGTTCCTGAATTGGTTCGCATGGGCGCTAAGATTCGTGTAGAAGGACGTTCTGCAATCATTGAAGGCGGTCCGCTGAATGCAGCCAAAGTGAAGGCTGCTGATCTCCGTGCAGGCGCAGCCCTGGTGATTGCCGGTCTGACTGTTGAAGAAGGCATCACCGAAGTGACAGGTGTAGAGTATATTGACCGCGGTTATGACAACCTCGTAAGTAATCTTCGCAGTTTGGGAGCCGATGTCTGGCGCGAGAACGAATAA
- the fba gene encoding class II fructose-1,6-bisphosphate aldolase produces MPLVSMTDMLTKALEGKYAVGQFNINNLEWTQAILGAAEEEKSPVILGVSEGAARHMGGFYTVVKMVEGLIHDMKITVPVAIHLDHGSSFDKCKDAIDAGFTSVMIDGSHHPIDENIEMTKKVVDYAHAKGVSVEAEVGTVGGQEDDVIGGIQYADLNECVRIVKETGIDTLAPALGSVHGPYLGEPNLGFKEMEEIRDAVNLPLVLHGGTGIPVHDIQKSISLGTSKINVNTENQIAFAKVVREVLAAKPDAYDPRTFIAPGRDAIKQTVIGKIREFGSSNKA; encoded by the coding sequence ATGCCATTAGTATCTATGACAGACATGTTGACCAAAGCACTTGAAGGAAAATATGCAGTTGGCCAGTTCAACATCAATAACCTGGAGTGGACGCAAGCGATTCTTGGTGCAGCAGAAGAAGAGAAGTCACCGGTAATCCTTGGCGTATCCGAAGGCGCAGCTCGTCACATGGGCGGCTTTTACACAGTAGTTAAGATGGTTGAAGGTCTTATTCATGACATGAAAATCACCGTTCCTGTAGCCATCCACTTGGACCACGGTTCAAGCTTTGACAAATGTAAAGATGCTATCGATGCCGGCTTCACTTCCGTAATGATCGACGGCTCCCACCACCCAATCGACGAGAACATTGAAATGACTAAAAAAGTCGTTGACTATGCTCACGCTAAAGGTGTTTCTGTAGAAGCAGAAGTTGGTACTGTAGGCGGACAGGAAGATGACGTTATCGGCGGCATCCAATACGCTGACCTTAACGAATGCGTACGCATCGTTAAAGAAACAGGCATCGACACTCTGGCTCCTGCACTGGGTTCCGTACACGGTCCTTACCTGGGCGAACCAAACCTTGGATTCAAGGAAATGGAAGAAATCCGCGATGCGGTTAACCTTCCGCTTGTACTTCACGGCGGTACTGGTATCCCGGTACATGACATTCAGAAATCCATCTCCCTGGGTACTTCCAAGATTAACGTTAACACTGAGAACCAAATCGCGTTCGCTAAGGTTGTCCGCGAAGTTCTTGCTGCTAAGCCGGATGCTTACGATCCGCGTACATTCATCGCACCAGGCCGCGATGCTATCAAGCAGACTGTTATCGGCAAAATCCGCGAATTCGGATCCAGTAACAAAGCCTAA
- a CDS encoding response regulator — protein MEKKKVLIVDDQNGIRILLMEVFNSEGYATFQAANGKLALDIVRNESPDMVLLDMKIPGMDGLEILKHLKELNPAIKVIMMTAYGELDMIKEATKLGALMHFTKPFDIDEMRVAVNMHLHNKSVDQCS, from the coding sequence ATGGAAAAGAAGAAAGTGTTAATCGTCGACGATCAGAATGGAATCCGGATTCTTCTCATGGAAGTATTCAATAGTGAAGGTTATGCCACCTTTCAGGCAGCTAACGGGAAACTGGCACTGGACATTGTCAGGAACGAATCGCCGGATATGGTTTTGTTGGATATGAAAATTCCGGGGATGGACGGACTCGAGATTCTCAAGCATCTGAAGGAGCTTAATCCGGCGATCAAGGTCATTATGATGACGGCCTACGGAGAGCTGGACATGATTAAGGAAGCGACGAAGCTGGGGGCCCTGATGCATTTTACCAAGCCGTTCGATATCGATGAGATGCGTGTTGCCGTCAATATGCACCTGCACAACAAATCAGTAGATCAATGCAGCTAG
- a CDS encoding CTP synthase, which yields MTKYIFVTGGVVSSLGKGITAASLGRLLKNRGLKVTIQKFDPYINVDPGTMSPYQHGEVFVTDDGAETDLDLGHYERFIDINLSKNSNVTTGKIYSSVISKERRGEYLGGTVQVIPHITNEIKERVFRAGRETGSDVVITEIGGTVGDIESLPFMEAIRQIKSDIGRENVMYIHVTLIPYIKAAGEVKTKPTQHSVKELRSIGIQPNVIVCRTEYPLTDDMKAKLALFCDIDANAVVECRDASTLYEVPLNLRDEGLDEIVVNHLKLTTPAPDMREWESMLERIQKLERTVEIAIVGKYVALHDAYLSVVESLSHAGFASNAEVKLRWVDAELVTDENVDELLGGIGGILVPGGFGDRGIEGKISAIRYAREQSIPFFGICLGMQVSVIEYGRSMLGLAGANSSEIDPATPHPLIDLLPEQKDIEDMGGTMRLGLYPCKLLPDSLAMSCYDDELVYERHRHRYEFNNAYRDEMEKAGLVISGTSPDGRLVEIVELPGHPWFLSVQFHPEFTSRPNRPQPLFREFVKASLTHSEQM from the coding sequence GTGACAAAGTATATTTTCGTAACGGGTGGCGTTGTGTCTTCCCTTGGCAAAGGCATTACCGCTGCTTCGCTGGGCAGACTGCTCAAGAACAGAGGTCTCAAGGTAACGATCCAGAAATTCGATCCTTACATTAACGTGGACCCGGGAACAATGAGTCCTTATCAGCACGGGGAAGTATTCGTGACCGATGACGGGGCGGAGACCGACCTCGACCTTGGGCATTACGAGCGGTTTATTGACATTAACCTGTCCAAGAACAGCAACGTAACCACAGGCAAAATCTATTCCTCGGTCATCAGCAAAGAACGCCGCGGGGAATATTTGGGGGGAACCGTACAGGTTATCCCGCATATTACGAACGAAATCAAGGAACGCGTCTTCCGTGCGGGCCGTGAGACCGGCTCTGATGTAGTCATTACCGAAATCGGCGGTACCGTAGGCGACATCGAGAGTCTGCCGTTCATGGAAGCCATCCGTCAGATCAAGAGCGACATCGGCCGGGAGAATGTCATGTACATTCACGTGACCCTGATTCCTTATATCAAAGCAGCCGGAGAAGTAAAAACAAAGCCGACCCAGCACAGTGTCAAGGAGCTGCGCAGCATCGGGATTCAGCCCAATGTGATCGTATGCCGTACGGAATATCCGCTCACCGACGATATGAAAGCCAAGCTGGCTCTGTTCTGTGATATCGATGCGAACGCCGTTGTGGAATGCCGCGATGCCTCGACTCTCTATGAGGTGCCGCTGAATCTGCGCGACGAGGGTCTGGATGAGATTGTCGTCAACCACTTGAAGCTGACTACTCCTGCGCCGGATATGCGTGAATGGGAGAGCATGCTGGAGCGGATTCAGAAGCTGGAGCGTACCGTTGAGATTGCTATCGTCGGCAAGTACGTGGCGCTGCATGATGCTTATCTGAGTGTAGTGGAATCCCTGTCCCATGCCGGATTTGCCTCCAATGCCGAAGTGAAGCTCCGGTGGGTCGATGCAGAGCTGGTGACAGATGAGAATGTGGACGAGCTGCTGGGCGGCATCGGCGGCATTCTGGTTCCAGGCGGCTTCGGCGACCGGGGAATCGAAGGCAAGATCTCAGCCATCCGCTATGCACGGGAGCAATCCATTCCGTTCTTCGGCATTTGCCTGGGAATGCAGGTGTCGGTCATCGAGTACGGCCGTTCCATGCTGGGACTGGCAGGAGCGAACAGCTCCGAGATCGATCCTGCGACTCCGCATCCGCTGATTGACCTTCTGCCAGAGCAGAAGGATATCGAAGATATGGGCGGCACGATGCGCCTCGGCCTGTACCCTTGCAAGCTTTTGCCGGATTCCCTGGCTATGTCCTGCTATGACGATGAGCTGGTCTATGAGCGTCACCGTCACCGGTATGAGTTCAACAATGCTTACCGTGATGAGATGGAGAAGGCAGGTCTGGTTATTTCCGGAACCTCCCCTGACGGACGTCTGGTGGAGATTGTCGAGCTGCCGGGTCACCCGTGGTTCCTGTCGGTGCAATTCCACCCGGAATTCACCTCCCGTCCGAACCGTCCGCAGCCGCTGTTCCGTGAATTTGTCAAAGCCTCGCTTACACATTCCGAGCAAATGTAA
- the rpoE gene encoding DNA-directed RNA polymerase subunit delta, with amino-acid sequence MSTPLNLKLDPEKVKEMPMVDLAFLVLKAANTPYYYRDLMVEVAKLRGLTDQESQDTIAQLYTEINIDGRFACVGTNLWGLKRWYPLERSDDPVGNTKRVRIINDEDDDLEDDDFTDEEENYAAEEEDFDAIDEDRDDLYSDDDSEEEVDEDVVIDEDDIDEDESDDEDSEDGEEDDADDEDEEDKY; translated from the coding sequence GTGAGTACGCCACTCAATTTAAAGCTGGACCCTGAGAAAGTAAAAGAAATGCCGATGGTAGACCTGGCCTTCCTGGTGCTTAAGGCAGCCAATACGCCTTACTACTACCGTGATCTGATGGTGGAGGTTGCCAAGCTGCGCGGGTTGACCGATCAAGAGAGCCAAGATACGATCGCCCAGCTATATACCGAGATTAATATTGACGGACGTTTTGCCTGTGTCGGAACCAATCTGTGGGGATTGAAGCGCTGGTACCCGCTCGAACGCTCCGACGACCCTGTCGGCAACACCAAGCGTGTGCGGATCATCAACGATGAAGACGACGATCTGGAAGATGACGACTTTACCGATGAAGAAGAGAATTATGCTGCTGAGGAAGAGGATTTCGATGCGATTGACGAAGATCGCGACGACCTCTATTCCGACGACGACAGCGAAGAGGAAGTTGACGAAGATGTAGTCATCGATGAAGACGACATTGACGAAGACGAATCGGATGATGAAGATTCCGAAGACGGCGAAGAAGACGATGCCGACGATGAGGACGAGGAAGATAAATATTAG
- a CDS encoding S8 family peptidase — protein sequence MDYYGFWQMLLEEMKAASKSAPRHIVTFNDPRMYAGALSQWKSLKNKKPGLRQVQVSTLIRAFFVPAAGAERLMDRYADSLCIEEDHRIKVHSPLADKSGSALMPWGIRAIRAPQAWSRSTGVHVKIGVIDTGVDFRHPDLRHSLASGINLLNRGMMPLDDNGHGTHIAGTLAAAGGARNMMGVAPRALLYPVKAFDHNGSAYVSDIVLGIDWCVQNKIDIINMSFGMRNRSKALHDVVIKAYRAGIAIIASSGNDGKRGGDYPARYPETIAVGALDRRQRVAAFSNRGPYIDVYGPGEGIPSCWLREGYKEMSGTSMATSHVTGAAALLLALRPGLSPRELKLLLRRTASPVRLRKGQRRSSLGGGAADALRLLRVGIRARRGSGSSAAGGSGAGGSGGAAGGSSSGAKAAAMVKA from the coding sequence ATGGATTATTACGGATTTTGGCAGATGCTGCTTGAAGAAATGAAGGCTGCCTCCAAAAGTGCACCACGGCACATTGTGACCTTCAACGACCCCCGCATGTATGCCGGCGCATTGTCGCAGTGGAAATCTCTGAAGAATAAAAAGCCTGGCCTGAGGCAGGTACAGGTCTCTACGCTGATCCGGGCTTTTTTCGTGCCCGCCGCCGGAGCAGAGCGGCTGATGGACCGTTATGCGGATTCCCTCTGTATAGAAGAAGACCACCGGATTAAGGTTCACTCGCCCTTGGCGGACAAGAGCGGTTCCGCCCTGATGCCCTGGGGGATCAGGGCCATCCGCGCTCCACAGGCCTGGTCCAGATCGACCGGCGTTCATGTCAAGATCGGCGTCATTGATACAGGCGTCGATTTCCGGCATCCTGATCTCAGGCATTCTCTGGCCTCCGGGATCAACCTGCTGAACCGCGGCATGATGCCACTGGATGACAACGGCCACGGCACGCATATTGCCGGCACCCTGGCGGCAGCCGGGGGCGCGCGCAACATGATGGGTGTAGCCCCCCGGGCGCTGCTCTATCCGGTCAAGGCCTTCGACCACAACGGCTCCGCTTATGTATCGGACATTGTCCTTGGCATCGATTGGTGCGTGCAGAACAAAATCGATATCATTAATATGAGCTTCGGGATGAGGAACCGGAGCAAGGCTCTGCATGATGTGGTGATCAAGGCCTACCGGGCCGGGATCGCCATCATCGCTTCCTCCGGCAACGACGGCAAGCGCGGCGGGGATTACCCCGCGCGCTATCCGGAGACTATTGCCGTAGGCGCCCTTGACAGAAGGCAGCGCGTCGCAGCCTTCAGCAACCGCGGACCGTACATCGATGTGTACGGCCCGGGCGAGGGCATCCCCTCCTGCTGGCTGCGGGAGGGGTACAAGGAAATGAGCGGCACCTCCATGGCGACCTCCCATGTCACCGGTGCCGCGGCCCTGCTGCTCGCGCTGCGGCCGGGGCTGTCGCCCCGCGAGCTGAAGCTGCTCTTGCGCCGCACCGCTTCGCCGGTGCGGCTGCGCAAGGGCCAGCGCCGCTCGTCGCTGGGCGGCGGCGCGGCCGATGCGCTGCGGCTGCTGCGCGTAGGCATCCGGGCCCGGCGCGGCAGTGGCAGCAGCGCCGCTGGCGGCAGCGGAGCCGGTGGCAGCGGCGGCGCTGCCGGCGGAAGCAGCAGCGGGGCGAAGGCCGCTGCTATGGTTAAGGCGTAA
- the argS gene encoding arginine--tRNA ligase: MTQSLNPLQLAHERVKEAIADAVVAAGLVSREELPAIVLEVPKDKAHGDMATNAAMQLTKIAKRNPRQIAEAIIEHLDTGRASIEKAEIAGPGFINFTLSKSYLYPVIALVAEQGDGYGRVNIGQGKRVEMEFVSANPTGSLHLGHARGAAVGDALCNVLDYAGYNVTREYYINDAGNQVANLCKSIETRYLQELGQPAEMPEDGYHGEDIKGFAKELVAEKGDSLLAMTPGDRAAFFRTYGLAKELDKIKRDLGRFRVNFDIWFSETSLYENGEVLRSLDELRERGEVYEKEGATWLATTKYGDDKDRVLIKNDGTYTYLTPDIAYHSDKYGRGYDTMINIWGADHHGYIPRMKAAMAALGNDPEKLVVLIAQMVSLFQDGEKVKMSKRTGKAVTMEDLMEEVGIDAIRYFFTMRSMDSHLDFDMDLAISTSNENPVFYVQYAHARICSIFRQAEEQGIVVPDAAQIDYSKLTAAHEYDLLRKIGELPAEITVAAEGYAPHRLVRYVYDLASLFHSYYKAERVITEDAAQTVARLALLGAARTAIANVLRLVGVTAPDRM; encoded by the coding sequence ATGACACAATCTTTAAATCCGCTCCAGCTTGCCCATGAACGGGTGAAGGAGGCCATCGCCGATGCGGTTGTAGCCGCAGGTCTGGTGTCCCGCGAAGAGCTGCCGGCCATTGTGCTGGAAGTGCCGAAGGACAAGGCTCATGGAGATATGGCTACGAATGCTGCTATGCAGCTGACCAAGATCGCTAAGCGTAATCCCCGGCAGATCGCCGAGGCCATTATCGAACACCTGGATACGGGCCGTGCTTCTATTGAGAAGGCGGAGATTGCCGGACCGGGCTTCATTAACTTCACTTTGTCCAAAAGCTATCTGTACCCCGTGATCGCACTTGTGGCCGAGCAGGGTGACGGTTATGGCCGTGTGAACATTGGCCAGGGCAAGCGTGTAGAAATGGAGTTCGTCAGCGCGAACCCTACCGGCAGCCTTCATCTGGGACATGCCCGTGGTGCTGCTGTCGGGGATGCCCTGTGCAACGTGCTGGATTATGCCGGCTACAACGTAACCCGGGAATACTACATTAACGATGCCGGGAACCAGGTCGCCAATCTGTGCAAATCCATCGAGACCCGTTACCTGCAGGAACTGGGCCAGCCGGCCGAGATGCCGGAGGACGGTTATCATGGAGAGGATATCAAGGGCTTTGCCAAGGAGCTGGTGGCGGAGAAGGGCGATTCTCTGCTCGCTATGACACCGGGCGACCGGGCGGCATTCTTCCGTACCTACGGGCTTGCCAAGGAGCTCGACAAAATCAAACGCGACCTCGGCCGGTTCCGGGTCAACTTCGATATCTGGTTCAGTGAAACCTCCCTCTATGAGAACGGAGAAGTGCTGCGTTCACTGGATGAGCTCCGTGAGCGCGGAGAAGTCTATGAGAAGGAAGGCGCCACCTGGCTTGCGACTACCAAATACGGTGATGATAAAGACCGCGTGCTGATCAAGAACGATGGCACGTATACGTACCTCACACCCGATATCGCCTATCACAGTGACAAATACGGCCGCGGCTACGACACGATGATCAACATCTGGGGAGCCGACCACCACGGCTATATTCCACGGATGAAGGCGGCTATGGCGGCGCTCGGCAATGATCCCGAGAAGCTCGTAGTGCTGATCGCCCAGATGGTCAGCCTGTTCCAGGACGGCGAGAAGGTCAAGATGTCCAAGCGTACCGGCAAAGCCGTGACGATGGAAGACCTGATGGAGGAAGTCGGAATCGACGCGATCCGTTACTTCTTCACTATGCGCAGCATGGATTCGCACCTGGACTTTGACATGGATCTGGCAATTTCGACATCCAATGAGAACCCCGTATTCTATGTACAGTACGCACATGCGCGGATTTGCAGCATATTCCGCCAAGCGGAGGAGCAAGGGATTGTAGTGCCCGATGCAGCCCAGATTGATTACAGCAAGCTGACTGCCGCCCATGAATATGATCTGCTCCGCAAAATCGGTGAACTTCCTGCGGAGATTACCGTTGCGGCCGAAGGCTATGCGCCGCACCGCCTGGTCCGCTATGTATACGACCTGGCTTCGTTGTTCCACAGCTACTACAAGGCAGAGCGCGTAATTACTGAGGATGCCGCTCAGACGGTAGCCCGCCTTGCCCTGCTGGGCGCTGCACGGACGGCCATTGCCAACGTCCTGCGGCTGGTTGGTGTTACCGCACCGGACCGGATGTAG
- a CDS encoding DUF1934 domain-containing protein — MTEGPQGKYGVSVTLESVQGTERSVVHAAGEAIAKGQSLYIIYEEQQTGPEGTSARVRNTLKISEGRIKLIRHGAVQSEQSFEPGQPLPGFYRSPYTQFNLTTDTKTLDIKREGRSLAVSWEYDLYVYGEISGQFAISLNIQEEPQS, encoded by the coding sequence ATGACTGAAGGACCACAAGGCAAATACGGCGTTTCGGTAACGCTGGAGAGTGTGCAGGGTACAGAGCGCAGTGTGGTGCATGCTGCGGGAGAGGCTATTGCCAAGGGGCAGTCGCTGTACATCATTTATGAAGAGCAGCAGACCGGACCCGAAGGCACATCGGCCAGGGTACGCAACACACTGAAGATTTCAGAGGGCAGAATCAAGCTAATCCGCCATGGCGCAGTCCAGTCGGAGCAGTCCTTTGAGCCGGGGCAACCGCTGCCCGGATTCTACCGCTCGCCTTATACACAGTTCAATCTCACCACAGACACGAAGACACTGGACATCAAGCGCGAAGGAAGATCGCTTGCCGTTTCATGGGAATATGATCTCTACGTATACGGGGAAATATCAGGACAGTTCGCTATAAGTTTGAATATACAGGAGGAACCACAATCATGA
- a CDS encoding GNAT family N-acetyltransferase: MEYRRITDITDPLFREVHQLLSDVFPPEEVLEYSLWKEPLADPGIRVFAAVHEGKVVGTTEYRYYADWNVAMTDFTIIGREGLGIGRLLARQRLKDLEKLAAENHTELLGMFAEIYDPYRVGYDFGGIKPMDPYVRREVLSHLGYKRIDIPYVHPSWQGDGEAVSGLDLCFMPGDEELESIAAPLVADFLTRYYAVLEDKPEAWTSMISQLRGRENVALLPL; the protein is encoded by the coding sequence ATGGAATATAGAAGAATTACAGATATCACAGACCCGTTGTTCAGAGAGGTGCATCAGCTGCTGTCGGATGTATTTCCGCCTGAGGAAGTGCTGGAGTACAGCCTGTGGAAGGAGCCGCTTGCCGATCCGGGAATACGCGTGTTCGCTGCGGTGCATGAAGGGAAGGTTGTAGGTACTACGGAATACCGGTATTATGCCGACTGGAATGTAGCGATGACCGATTTCACCATTATTGGCCGGGAAGGGCTGGGCATTGGCCGTCTTCTGGCGCGTCAACGCTTGAAAGATCTGGAGAAGCTGGCGGCTGAGAATCATACGGAGCTGCTGGGGATGTTCGCTGAGATCTATGATCCGTACCGTGTGGGGTATGATTTTGGCGGAATTAAGCCGATGGACCCGTACGTCCGCCGTGAAGTTCTGTCGCATTTGGGCTATAAAAGAATAGATATTCCCTATGTCCACCCTTCCTGGCAGGGGGATGGCGAGGCGGTGTCCGGTTTGGACCTCTGCTTCATGCCCGGAGATGAGGAGCTGGAGAGCATCGCGGCACCGCTGGTGGCCGATTTCCTGACCCGTTATTACGCCGTGCTGGAGGACAAGCCGGAAGCCTGGACATCGATGATCAGCCAGCTTCGCGGCAGGGAGAATGTGGCGTTATTGCCGCTGTGA